TCAGCCGGGGCGACGCTAAGCTGCGAGAATCCAGGACTTCCGGCATTCGCCGCTGGGCTGAGGAGCAGCTTTCGAGGTCTGCCTGTCTCATATCCGACACTTCATGCATGATGAAAATATAACAATCTGTACTGAAACATTACATTTAGCTCTCATCTATAGTGAAGGCAAATATAGCCTCTAAGTATATACCGCAGTAAGAATGCAACCGTTGCTTGGTATCGTATCGTTTTTAGTCCGCTAAAACTAATTACTTTGGGCCATTTCCTTCCTTCTCAATCCGTATTAACATAATTAAGAAATGTCTAAAAAATAAAGCGATGACTTTGGGGTCGGCATTTCTTACTAACTAATACCCGCCATCGCGCCAAGTTGAGTAAAGTGTAACGCTAGGGGAGGCGTATATGTTCATGACAGGCTCAGGAATGGAGAATGCGGACCAGGGAAGGAAGTTGGGTTCGTCCGGAGATACTATATTAGTGGTAGCAAAGGCGGATCTTTTTTCAGAATGCATGGTAGAAGCACTGGCAAAGAAATTTCCGAACTGTGATGTGGCAAGCATAACGAGTACAAAGCCAATGCTGGAAAAAGATACCGGCGATATGAAACTCGTCTTATTCTACCATATACCCGGCCCGGAGCTCCATGAAGCGTTGCAGGCTGTCCGCGAAAACCACCCTGAAACCTCGATCGGACTTGTCGTCGAAGCTATCGACATGCTCGAGACTTATGTCAGCCGGCTGGTAGAAGCGCGGATCATCGATGGCGTCCTGCCGCTCAATCTGCGGCTCGATGTCTTCATGGCTGCAGTGGATTTACTGATGAAGGGCGGCGAACATTTTCCGTCAGCACTTCTCAATCGCCTCACCAACAAAAACGCCCAGCTGGAGCCTTCGCTCTATCAGACAAAATCGGTCGATGCGGCCCGCAGCAA
The Rhizobium leguminosarum DNA segment above includes these coding regions:
- a CDS encoding helix-turn-helix transcriptional regulator, which codes for MFMTGSGMENADQGRKLGSSGDTILVVAKADLFSECMVEALAKKFPNCDVASITSTKPMLEKDTGDMKLVLFYHIPGPELHEALQAVRENHPETSIGLVVEAIDMLETYVSRLVEARIIDGVLPLNLRLDVFMAAVDLLMKGGEHFPSALLNRLTNKNAQLEPSLYQTKSVDAARSNALKLRRDSISALTTREVQILDLICKGTQNKIIADKLHLSENTVKVHVRNIYKKMNVRNRTEAASRFFNEHPAGEDDMSGRWRN